In Notolabrus celidotus isolate fNotCel1 chromosome 5, fNotCel1.pri, whole genome shotgun sequence, the genomic window CATGGTTGAAGGGTGAGTTCTGACTGCTGTAAAAGGGCAAGTTTGGTCCAGTGTTGGCAGCTATTAATGACTCCGGTCCTGGTTGCTGAAGCTGCGGATTCCTTCCTTTCATTGTCAGAGAAAGGACTGCTCAGAGGTGctgagcatttaaaaaaaagttttgcagCATGGGGCAGGATGCAGCTAAGACTTCAGAAaggagctgatggagctgaTGAAATCTAAGGGTTTGTCTGCGTGGATCCAGTGGCTCGCGTCCGGGATGTACTGGATGTCGGCGTACGGGAACAGCCTCTGGATTTCTGGGTAATCTTCAGAGCTGGATGGGGATGTAAAAGAAGGAAGGGGTGAGAATCGTTCTCCTCTTTTTGTACTTCTCAGAGATTCTGTTAGTATTATCTCATCATCAGCTGTGAACATCTGGGATTAATGATGACCTCATTGTTTTCTTGAGACCTGCAGCCAATTAGTTCCCTGTTTGTTCCCCTGATCCTTACTGTTTGTGCACATACAAGATGATGAAAGGTAAAGTGATGGGGAACTACATACTCATCCAGTAAATCTGCATTTGattgttcagtgtttgttgttacatttgatgttttgtgAAAAGAGAAGGTTGATTAGCCGTCTGGTTTCGTGTTAGATTATGTTGTGATTAAGGGGAGGGTCAGGTACTATCATTTGTCTTCTTCCTGCTTCTGTTTGTTCATGGAGAGTGTGTACATATTTGTGAAGATGTGTAttgaatatgttgtgttgtcaaacactgaagtgagcaaatacaattcttatgaatgaatgaatgactgtTTACTAGTGTGGATCCGCCCTAAgacttaaaatgtaaatataggAGGAGAAAACCTCGGTGTGAGGATTCTACTCTTTGGTATAATGGGgaactctttctgtttctccttaAATGAATGATGGGAAATGAATTGTCCAATAGGAAATCAGGATTAATTTAAGAAGCGTTACATTTGAAACACAGTCCATACTTACTAAATTAGTGCAGTCATCAAATCTTGTTACGTTTGTTAAAACATTCATTGCTCTTTTACAGTTTGATTTCTTAGTTGCATGGTTACTTTTCacatcttaaggctgatttatacttctgtgtcgaccctacgcagcagtggatgacgtggacatgagcaccacatacttgtgcgtcgatgtgtccgcagcaattctccgccgaaacgcttgagagcagtgtggtctctcttacctcttttcgaccaaggcGAACCAGATTGTATTTACGGGcgggtgctcgcgctggttcggagctggatGAACTCGCGAACCAGCgtggcacccgtttgtttttccgcccgctcgagcccgtggaagaggcaggTCATGAAGTCAGATTGaagtgaccgcttttcccagcagctctagcgcaaactttccctcacaacaacaacgatggcggacaacagcagcttttctCCTCGACCGACAACTGCTTTGCTTTGGAATcaattagtctcttttatttttttgcagcagGACTATGGTGGAAatacgtttggtttgtgtttctgatcactgcaaccccacccccacccctgacgtaagcggtccacggttctagaccagcaaagagttggagcagctctggaaccggttttcccagccgggagccggttcactccgGCTCCAAAcgggccctgaaactgcctcggccGAAAAGGGGTATGTGATAGCCGGTTgcctgtttctctgtttatctctgatccaggaagtgttgtaaatgcgggaaatgcAATGCAGCCAAGCCGacccatcacagggcttgcggtccgcattGATTCAACGCGTAGTTACCTTTTacgaggaggtgcacgtcagctatgtgggtcggcctctgtgtaggtacgggagctacgcagacaattcaacgcagaagtataaatcaggctttacttTCATGGAGAAACACTGCTATATTTTTCTTAGTTAAAGATCAATGTCATGATAAGTATGACTTTGTGTCAGTAACGTTCAACTTCTCATCCAATCTATTGAACTCAGTCTGAGTCCTTGATGTTTGTTACCTGATATAAGCAGAGCTCGCTCCTCCTAAAAACAGCGTGGGTCCCTCAAAGTTGGTCTCAAAGCTGGGGAAGCTCATGATGTTATCGAGGTGTGCAGAGATGGCCTCCAAGTTGACTCTCCAGGCGTAGTGACCGTTCTGCTCCACCAGGTTAGTGAGCAGAAACTGACGCACCGAGCGCTCCTGGGGGAAAGTTGAACAGTGTAAGAGTGGTGCCTTTATATAAACAGACTGGAGTTACATATTAAGCAGTGGAAGGCAGCGTGTCTCAGGGTATAAGCTCTGGAAAGAACACTTTACATCACCGGCTCACCTCCAGACAGGAGCTGGAcgaagtgagtgagtgagtggtaGATAATATATCAGCTATTAAGACAATGATCTCTTACAAGCTGGTGGAAACAAGATGTAGGTGGTAAAAAAACAACCCCAGATGAATGATGGTTTTAATGTTTCATCTGAATGTGGTTGTTTGCTCTGTCAGCTTTATCAAGAGTCCCTGTCCTGTCCctcatcaccaagaccaagcaccgcaACTTGGGGGACAGAGACTCGCgatcgctgccccaactctctggaactctctcccttgaaacatctgcaactctgactctcttctgaCCTCTTCAAAGAAGCCTGCAACACGtgacctctcctccctccccacCTCTGATCTCTCCCCCTGTATCTTATACCTTTATCTTTTTTGCACTTCATGTAAAGCCTCTTTGAGTATCCTAATTATTAAGAAAAGATATGTCAGTGTTGTGATAGTAACTTGTTCCTTCAGCCACCAGTttgcaaaaaaagcaacaccTCTGACTCAAGCCAAATGTCAGAGTCTGGAAACGAAATCAAAGAAATGTTTATCTCACACCAACAAACCAACATCCTGAATTCCACTGAAGAAGTCCTGACCTTGACTAAACTGCGCAGCTGATCCTCCGCCATCCGTCTGGCAGTGGAGCGTGGGATGTCACTGGAGATTTTCACCTCCTGCATGGCCCGGATGTAATAGCGGAAGTTGGTGCGCGAGGACGTCTGTGATGGACTGATGTCAACCACTACCATTCTCTCCACTAGAtcaggctgcagagacacaggacagagagagagagagagagagagagagatgtaggacaaataaacatgtgaCCAGGACAGCAGGGTGTggcaggagagcagaggaggatgaCTAAGCTCAGAGGGGACCAAAGAGTGTTTCATATCCAGGGGGAGGAGGAGTGTTTGGAAAGTTACTGGAAATAAGTGATACGAGGGGAAGAATCTTTAGTGTTGCttcttttgctgcatgtcttcaacaGAAGCTCGTCTTCAACCTCATACCTCACAAACAGGACTGTTTAGTCCGTGTTGTATTAAAGATTGTGGAGCTGGTGGTGATTTCAAATCAAACCATGACTGTTTGGATGGAGCAGCTTTTTCTTGGTTTGCAGAGCTAACCTGAGCTTCACCTGGGTGAGCTGTGTTTGCAGCTCCAGGCTCTCTGGAAACTACTTTAGTAGGAGCATGTCAAATTAGAATTGCTAGTCCTGGTGGTGGACAAAGTTTTCCTTCCTGTGCATGGACTACAATTCAGCTGCTGTATTCTTGTGCTTTACTTCAAGGAGAGAAAATAACAGTTCTGGTACTCCCATGACAGAAAGCTCACACCTGAACAATCATCAGATAttctgtgtgtttaatgtgtgatCTATTCTTTCACCTAGGATGCTGCTGTGCTGACACAATCTAGCCACTGAGTTTGATAGAGAGACCTTAgattgtataataaatggacgcagtatctgtgacgtcacccatctgtttctgtggcCCTGTTTTGAATCTGATTGTtggcggttgccatattggaaatgttgaactcaaacttctgttgagctagtgtgaggtaaagaggcgggcctttagggTCTTATTTAACaactacagggtgcccacctgtcaatcaagtcagctatgtgCTTATTTAGGTAAAACTTGTAAGTTAAAtgtcttcaaaaatacagagttataaataattcaccctgtacagcgtgtgccgatagagaaattagctactcaggctgtaaacatgtttaactcatcttctttgaatgggtgtgtatgtggtttcctgtgtttctgcagcaagcctctagtggacgctcaatgaactgcagtttttaaggaCTTCCGGATTGGCCCtttattttaagaccagaggttgatGCTTGAAGTAACGACTCCTTTTGAATTTCTGTCATTGTCACGGCCTTATTGATTTTGTTAGTACATACACTCAGTAAGTAACTCGTTAATTAGTAACATTACTTAGTGACTCTGTACTCACAACACTGTGGAGCTGACTGTACAGTAACTCATTGGTGACATTTCGCTCACTGCATACCTGTGTCAGAGCAGTCGTCATGGCGGTTTTCCCCCCCATGCTGTGGCCGATGAGGACACATTTCTCGATGCGCAACTTGGCAAGAAGGTGTTTCAAGTCATCGGCCATGGCTTCATAGGTCAGCTCCGGGCTGTGAGGGCTGGTACCATGGTTGCGGGCATCTACAGTCAGCACCTATCTAGACAAAGGACAGTTAGGACACTTGGAATAGGAGTAAAACAGAGTAAAAACCTTTCTGTGTTGCTGTCTTTATTGAGTGATGAAAAGGCTCTTTGGTGCACGTGAACAGATGAGTTCCAAGCAGATTGTGTACCAGTGTTTATAGTAAAAGTAACAACTGCTGGGATTGAAGTTGTATCAAATGACTGCTGGTACCCAGTGAGCTAGAGTCAAGCTGCATAGAACGACACCAAGCACATAACGATGAATTGTAACAGCAGACAGGTGACGTGTCTTCATCACTGCATTACCTTCCGGCCTGTGCGCTGCACCAAGGACTTCGCTATTGAATGGAAGTTAGATTTGCTGCCAAAGAGGCCATGGAGAAACACCAAGGGAGTGCTCTCTCCCTTCCCATCAAAGACATCGTAGGTCAAGCTGACTGGGCtgtggagaaaaaacaacaaacatgtgGATCAGTCATCAGACATGTAATCTGCCTGGTTAAGTATTTGAGTTGTGTCACCAATTAAGCAGGAACATGGTAATTATTGAATAAACTACCGCCTAAAAATGATGGTAGGATAGCTccaaaacaaagtgaagaaaataTCTCTTTATTTAGTTTAATCTGTTTAGTTCTTGTCTATTTCTTTATATGGTTAATTTAAGGAACATTAAAGTGCAACTTCTGCCTGTAGTAAATGATGCTTCACATATAGATCATTGCTAATGCTAACTTCCAACTCCTGTCTCTAGTTAGTTTTGCTTTTAGTACCACATTATGCTACATTGCAGGTACAGATACATTATCTTTAATTAAGcagaaaaaataatgtaaagatTAAACTACGGCCTAGAAATGATGATCGAGTATCTCCAAAATGAAGTAAATCAGGGGATATGACTGAAAAAGTAGGTTTCAGTGGCAGCATTATTCAGGATTAATGAGTCAACTTGTTTAACTTTGGTctaattatttatattgttaatTAAAGGAACACTAAAGTACAACTTCTGTCTGTatgcctattttaaaatctttacattggctgcctgttgctttacgtattgattttaaaatgattttactagtttttaaaggcactgcatggccttgcaccagactacatatCAGAGATGCTTTCAGTGTATAAACTAGGagggcctctcagatcctccagctcctctctttaaGCTGTTCATAatagcagaacaaaaacatttggtgacgctgctttaaGCCACGacgctcctaaactatggaacatCCTAACTCGAACCAGTCGGGGTTCTTGCTGGACACTGGACCTCATCCCTAACCCGAACCAGTCAGGGTTCTTGCTGGACACTGGACATCATCCCTAACCCGAACCAGTCAGGGTTCTTGCTGGACACTGGACATCATCCCTTACCCGAACCAGTCAGGGTTCTTGCTGGACACTGGACCTCATCCCTAACCCGAACCAGTCGGGGTTCTTG contains:
- the abhd11 gene encoding protein ABHD11, with translation MSALCRLIQRGLLSGRASCRLIPGHQDACGLASAPSVRTLSSSSPVSLTYDVFDGKGESTPLVFLHGLFGSKSNFHSIAKSLVQRTGRKVLTVDARNHGTSPHSPELTYEAMADDLKHLLAKLRIEKCVLIGHSMGGKTAMTTALTQPDLVERMVVVDISPSQTSSRTNFRYYIRAMQEVKISSDIPRSTARRMAEDQLRSLVKERSVRQFLLTNLVEQNGHYAWRVNLEAISAHLDNIMSFPSFETNFEGPTLFLGGASSAYISSEDYPEIQRLFPYADIQYIPDASHWIHADKPLDFISSISSFLKS